Proteins encoded in a region of the Triticum dicoccoides isolate Atlit2015 ecotype Zavitan chromosome 3A, WEW_v2.0, whole genome shotgun sequence genome:
- the LOC119267447 gene encoding cytokinin dehydrogenase 2-like, with product MVVTNKARAREMRLITALFVLSCLLKTTTTSPATWAYSRDDALAWRPASSLLHQLRHLGVRALIRDDAEATALASADFGNMSDAQPPAAAVLYPSCPEDIATLLRASCTRPSPFPVSARGCGHSTRGQASAPRGVVVDMMSLGCHAGGSASRLSVSVDGRYVDAGGEQLWVDVLRAALAHGLTPRSWTDYLHLTVGGTLSNAGISGQAFRHGPQISNVQELDVITGLGEMVRCSKEKHGDLFDAVLGGLGQFGVITRARIPLTPAPARARWVRLFYTGAAALTGDQERLIGVDLGTAVSGLMDYVEGSVVLADQGRVGSWRSSFFSDADAARIAALAEEVGGVLYCLEGALYYGGAARGGEADVDQRLNVLLGELRYARGFAFVQDVSYAGFLDRVRDGELKLRASGLWDVPHPWLNLFLPRSRVLDFAAGVFHGILRRDSTTGAMGPVLVYPMNRNRWDADTSAVLPEEEEVFYTVGILRSSVPASTDGGRQLLRRLEEQNEEILRFCEEAGIPCVQYLPYYADQDGWEKKHFGLAKWARFVDRKRKYDPKAILSRGQRIFTSPLA from the exons ATGGTCGTCACGAACAAAGCGCGTGCGAGAGAGATGAGACTGATAACCGCTCTCTTCGTGCTCAGCTGCCTCCTCAAGACAACGACGACGAGCCCCGCCACCTGGGCGTACTCACGTGATGATGCGCTCGCCTGGAGGCCGGCCTCCTCCTTACTCCACCAGCTCCGCCACCTCGGGGTCCGCGCGCTGATCCGTGACGACGCCGAGGCCACCGCGCTGGCGTCCGCCGACTTCGGCAACATGTCGGACGCCCAACCGCCGGCGGCGGCCGTGCTTTACCCGTCGTGCCCCGAGGACATCGCCACGCTGCTGCGCGCCTCGTGCACGCGCCCCTCCCCGTTCCCCGTGTCTGCCCGGGGCTGCGGCCACTCGACCCGAGGCCAGGCGTCCGCACCCCGCGGCGTCGTCGTCGACATGATGTCGCTCGGGTGCCACGCCGGCGGCTCAGCCAGCCGCCTCTCCGTCTCGGTCGACGGCCGCTACGTCGACGCCGGTGGCGAGCAGCTGTGGGTGGACGTGCTGCGTGCCGCCCTGGCGCACGGACTCACCCCGAGGTCGTGGACCGACTACCTTCACCTCACCGTCGGAGGCACCCTCTCCAACGCGGGCATCAGCGGCCAGGCCTTCCGCCACGGCCCCCAGATATCCAACGTCCAAGAACtcgacgtgatcaccg GGCTCGGGGAGATGGTGAGATGCTCAAAGGAAAAGCACGGGGACCTGTTCGACGCCGTGCTGGGCGGGCTGGGGCAGTTCGGCGTCATAACGCGGGCGCGCATCCCACTGACGCCGGCGCCGGCGAGGGCGCGCTGGGTTCGGCTCTTCTACACGGGCGCCGCGGCGCTCACGGGCGACCAGGAGCGGCTCATCGGCGTCGACCTCGGCACCGCTGTCTCCGGGCTCATGGACTACGTGGAGGGCTCGGTGGTGCTCGCGGACCAGGGCCGCGTGGGCAGCTGGCGGTCGTCCTTCTTCTCGGACGCCGACGCGGCGCGCATCGCCGCGCTCGCTGAGGAGGTGGGCGGGGTCCTTTACTGCCTCGAGGGAGCGCTGTACTACGGCGGCGCCGCTCGCGGCGGCGAGGCTGACGTCGATCAG AGGCTGAATGTGCTGCTGGGGGAGCTGCGGTACGCGCGCGGGTTCGCGTTCGTGCAGGACGTGTCGTACGCGGGGTTCCTTGACCGGGTGCGCGACGGCGAGCTCAAGCTCCGCGCCTCCGGCCTCTGGGACGTGCCGCATCCCTGGCTCAACCTCTTCCTCCCGCGCTCCCGCGTCCTCGACTTCGCCGCCGGCGTCTTCCACGGCATCCTCCGCCGTGACAGCACCACCGGCGCCATGGGACCCGTCCTCGTCTACCCCATGAACCGGAACAGGTGGGACGCCGACACGTCCGCGGTGctcccggaggaggaggaggtgttctaCACCGTGGGGATCCTGCGGTCGTCGGTGCCGGCGTCGACGGACGGTGGCCGCCAGCTGCTGAGGCGCCTGGAGGAGCAGAACGAGGAGATCTTACGATTCTGCGAGGAGGCCGGGATACCGTGCGTGCAGTACCTGCCGTACTACGCCGACCAGGACGGGTGGGAGAAGAAGCACTTTGGTCTAGCCAAGTGGGCCAGATTCGTGGATCGGAAGAGGAAGTATGATCCCAAGGCGATCCTGTCCCGTGGTCAGAGAATTTTCACCTCCCCGCTCGcttga